From the genome of Nitrospirota bacterium, one region includes:
- a CDS encoding class I SAM-dependent methyltransferase, with amino-acid sequence MTDTQTPAKRVPCAACGHTADRLLYVGTDYISRRSFPVVECDRCGLVQTAVSPGDASEAYSEYYGQRQSAFEPITNWLRRRRVLRLLRTDKPGAILDVGCGRGGFLAAMRAAGWRVAGVERPVPGYQQLWAGARLDVSTCDWEQTDYPDASFDVVTFWHVFEHLPAPHEALQRASRVLTTGGTLVIAVPNIAGAQARIFKARWFHLDVPRHLIHYSFDSLHPLLRQHGFTIAWVGHYSFEYDAFGAVQSALNVGCRNQNLLFDLLMRRRSIGSILRRADTRDLLDLALTAVLTIPLTLWAVPFCWVTSWVKRGATIEVYARKTGP; translated from the coding sequence ATGACCGACACGCAGACGCCGGCTAAGCGCGTCCCCTGCGCCGCGTGCGGGCACACCGCCGACCGGCTGCTCTACGTTGGCACGGACTACATCAGCCGCCGATCGTTTCCGGTCGTCGAATGCGACCGGTGCGGCCTGGTCCAGACCGCGGTGTCACCGGGCGACGCCTCAGAGGCCTATTCCGAATACTACGGCCAGCGCCAGAGCGCATTTGAACCCATCACCAACTGGTTGCGTCGACGTCGCGTGTTGCGCCTCCTGCGCACCGACAAGCCGGGGGCGATCCTCGACGTGGGATGCGGGCGCGGCGGATTCCTTGCGGCCATGCGCGCCGCAGGATGGCGGGTGGCGGGAGTAGAGCGGCCGGTTCCGGGCTACCAGCAACTGTGGGCCGGGGCCCGTCTCGACGTGTCGACGTGCGATTGGGAGCAGACCGATTACCCGGACGCGTCGTTCGACGTGGTGACGTTCTGGCACGTATTCGAACATCTGCCCGCTCCGCACGAGGCGTTGCAGCGTGCGTCACGCGTCTTGACCACGGGCGGCACCCTGGTCATCGCGGTCCCCAACATCGCGGGCGCCCAGGCTCGGATCTTCAAGGCGCGCTGGTTTCACTTGGACGTCCCGCGTCACCTTATCCACTATTCCTTCGACTCGTTGCACCCCCTCTTGCGGCAACACGGCTTCACGATCGCGTGGGTCGGACACTACTCGTTCGAATACGACGCCTTTGGCGCCGTACAGAGCGCGCTCAATGTCGGCTGTCGGAACCAGAACCTGCTCTTCGACCTGCTGATGCGCCGCCGATCGATCGGTTCGATCCTAAGACGGGCCGACACCCGCGACCTGCTTGATCTGGCCCTCACCGCGGTTCTGACCATCCCGTTGACCCTCTGGGCGGTCCCGTTCTGTTGGGTGACGTCGTGGGTCAAACGAGGCGCGACGATCGAGGTCTACGCAAGAAAAACCGGACCCTAG
- a CDS encoding OmpW family outer membrane protein codes for MRLLLWLLIAVLALTVVPARAQDEPANAVGASASYVTPKDLEQGVGMGVTLTHVIATLLSVEFGVERYTFDDRDPGLGVVTGKVRETPLLVTAQIRPQFEWNPYLGFGAGYYLMSYDQTSEGTTLCDCELTVDNAVVVHFAAGFDVPVDDQLTLTIDVRSASGEADATSRSLSSGVSVSDQVKLDYLKIGIGLKYWF; via the coding sequence GTGAGACTTTTGTTGTGGCTGTTGATAGCGGTCCTGGCGCTGACCGTTGTCCCCGCGCGTGCCCAGGACGAGCCCGCCAACGCCGTCGGCGCATCGGCTTCGTACGTCACGCCAAAAGACCTGGAGCAAGGGGTCGGTATGGGAGTCACGCTGACCCACGTGATCGCGACCCTCCTGTCTGTGGAGTTCGGGGTTGAACGCTACACGTTCGACGACCGCGACCCCGGTCTCGGGGTCGTAACAGGCAAAGTCCGCGAAACGCCGCTGCTGGTCACCGCGCAGATTCGGCCGCAATTCGAGTGGAATCCCTACCTTGGATTCGGCGCGGGTTATTACCTCATGTCGTACGATCAGACGAGCGAGGGCACGACCCTCTGTGACTGTGAATTGACGGTTGACAACGCCGTGGTGGTTCACTTCGCCGCAGGGTTTGACGTGCCCGTCGACGATCAACTCACGTTGACGATTGATGTCCGGTCGGCATCCGGCGAAGCGGACGCGACGTCGCGGAGCCTGTCGTCCGGCGTCTCGGTCAGCGATCAGGTGAAACTCGATTACCTGAAGATCGGGATCGGGCTGAAATACTGGTTCTAA
- the recJ gene encoding single-stranded-DNA-specific exonuclease RecJ: MRKRWQQRPHNPDVVAALARGLGIRRTTARILANRQIDTVEAARRFLAPSAADLHDPYLLTDMDRAIHRIERAVGSRERIMIAGDYDVDGVTATALYLELFSWLGASVSYRIPHRLTEGYGLTEAGVRAAREQGVSLLITADCGTTAHAPIELANGFGIDVIVTDHHEPQDRIPPAYALLNPHLPGSSYPEKVLCAAGIAFKVAQALLGRRRSLPSVDARLESVLDLVALGTVADVAPLRGENRYLVVEGLRALSSGRRVGVAALKEVCGISRRSVDAGTVGFQLGPRINAAGRLAAAHPGVILLTTTDADTAMKAARELDAANQERRRIEETMLDGAVAKVEREISLDRARSIVIADEAWHPGVIGIIASRVVDRWHRPTIVIAIAPDGRAKGSGRSIPGFHLTQALEECRSLFEGFGGHAAAAGLTIRVERIPEFRERFEAVVAARLAPEAAQPTLALDDEIGLADVTFPLVGELATLAPFGMGNPEPLLTTIGCAPRGARIVGNNHLKLLVRHSTAATFDAIGFGLGHLLPADPSPIDLAYSARIETWQGQDRIQLRLKDLRPSDPRV; encoded by the coding sequence ATGAGAAAGCGCTGGCAGCAGCGCCCCCACAACCCGGACGTGGTCGCCGCCCTCGCGCGCGGCCTTGGCATCCGACGCACCACGGCCCGCATTCTCGCGAATCGTCAGATCGATACGGTCGAGGCTGCGCGGCGCTTTCTGGCCCCCTCTGCCGCCGACCTGCACGATCCTTATCTGCTCACGGACATGGACCGCGCGATCCACCGTATCGAACGCGCCGTCGGCTCGCGCGAGCGAATCATGATCGCCGGGGACTACGACGTCGACGGCGTCACGGCCACGGCGCTCTACCTGGAGCTGTTCTCCTGGCTTGGAGCGTCGGTGAGCTACCGCATTCCCCACCGCCTCACCGAAGGCTACGGCCTCACCGAAGCCGGGGTGCGGGCCGCGCGCGAGCAAGGCGTCTCCCTGCTGATCACGGCGGACTGCGGCACCACGGCGCACGCTCCGATCGAGTTGGCCAACGGTTTCGGCATCGACGTCATCGTGACCGACCACCACGAGCCGCAGGATCGCATTCCTCCCGCGTATGCCCTCCTCAACCCCCACCTCCCTGGTTCGTCGTACCCGGAAAAGGTATTGTGCGCGGCCGGGATTGCGTTCAAGGTCGCGCAGGCCTTGCTGGGCCGTCGACGCAGCCTGCCGAGCGTCGACGCGCGACTCGAGTCCGTGCTGGACCTGGTGGCGCTGGGAACCGTCGCGGACGTGGCGCCGCTGCGGGGCGAGAACCGGTACCTGGTGGTGGAGGGATTGCGCGCGCTCTCCTCGGGGCGCCGCGTGGGGGTGGCCGCGCTCAAGGAAGTCTGCGGCATCTCGCGCAGATCGGTGGACGCGGGCACCGTGGGCTTTCAGTTGGGTCCGCGGATCAACGCCGCTGGACGGCTGGCGGCGGCGCATCCCGGGGTGATCCTGCTGACGACCACGGACGCGGACACTGCGATGAAGGCGGCCCGAGAGCTGGACGCGGCCAACCAGGAACGACGGCGCATCGAGGAAACCATGCTCGATGGCGCCGTCGCCAAGGTGGAACGCGAAATTTCCCTGGACCGCGCGCGCTCGATCGTGATCGCGGACGAGGCCTGGCACCCCGGCGTGATCGGCATCATCGCCTCCAGGGTGGTCGATCGCTGGCATCGTCCCACCATCGTGATCGCGATCGCCCCGGACGGCCGCGCCAAGGGGTCGGGCCGGAGCATCCCCGGGTTCCACCTCACCCAGGCGCTGGAGGAGTGCCGATCCTTGTTCGAGGGCTTCGGCGGACACGCCGCCGCGGCGGGGCTCACGATCCGCGTGGAGCGAATTCCCGAGTTTCGTGAGCGGTTCGAAGCCGTGGTCGCCGCGAGACTCGCTCCGGAGGCGGCGCAGCCGACTCTTGCGCTGGACGACGAAATCGGGTTGGCCGACGTCACTTTTCCCCTGGTTGGCGAGCTCGCCACGCTCGCGCCGTTCGGCATGGGCAACCCCGAGCCGCTCCTCACCACCATAGGCTGCGCGCCGCGCGGCGCCCGCATCGTGGGGAACAACCACCTCAAACTGCTGGTCCGCCATTCGACCGCCGCGACCTTCGACGCCATCGGCTTCGGCCTGGGACACTTGCTGCCGGCCGATCCGAGTCCCATCGACCTGGCGTACTCCGCACGCATCGAGACCTGGCAAGGTCAGGACCGCATCCAGCTCCGCCTGAAGGACCTGCGCCCCAGCGATCCACGCGTCTAA
- a CDS encoding aldehyde dehydrogenase family protein, with protein MSERIANLIGGQWRPAVSGETLESRNPADNQEVVAVAPASSVADVDAAVAAAKAAFPRWRAVPAPKRGELLFRAAERLAVEKEALAQIVTREMGKVLAEARGDVQEAIDMTYYMAGEGRRLAGETVPSELPDKDAKSIRVPLGVCGLITPWNFPVAIPSWKITPALVAGNTVVLKPSVFTPLCATRFVEILQNAGLPPGVLNLVHGHGEGVGDALVGHPDVAVVSFTGSSAVGEKVEAVCGRLHRPVCTETGGKNPLIVMDDADLDLAIEGAIWGGFGTSGQRCTAASRVIVHQRVYDAFLSRFVQAAKRLRLGPGLDTQTDVGPVINAAQQRTVLEYIEIGKKEGAKLLCGGHAATDGPLARGHFIAPTIFGEVTPTMRIAQEEIFGPVVSVIKARDLGHAIEIANGVAYGLSSAIYTRDVNNSAIAERDLDTGIVYINASTIGAEIQLPFGGTKRTGLGPREAGGRGGALELYTKWKVIYRDYSGKLQKAQIDT; from the coding sequence ATGAGCGAACGGATCGCAAATCTCATCGGCGGGCAATGGCGGCCCGCGGTATCCGGAGAGACCTTGGAGAGTCGCAATCCCGCGGACAACCAAGAAGTCGTTGCCGTGGCTCCCGCGTCATCGGTTGCGGACGTGGACGCCGCGGTGGCGGCCGCCAAGGCCGCGTTTCCGCGGTGGCGTGCCGTGCCCGCGCCCAAACGTGGGGAACTCCTGTTTCGCGCCGCCGAGCGGCTGGCGGTCGAGAAGGAGGCCCTCGCGCAGATCGTCACCCGCGAGATGGGGAAAGTCCTCGCCGAAGCCAGGGGAGACGTCCAAGAGGCCATCGACATGACGTACTACATGGCGGGCGAGGGGCGTCGACTTGCGGGCGAGACCGTGCCGTCCGAGTTGCCCGACAAGGACGCCAAGAGCATACGCGTGCCGTTGGGCGTCTGCGGCCTGATCACCCCCTGGAACTTTCCGGTGGCGATCCCGTCGTGGAAGATCACCCCCGCGCTGGTGGCCGGGAATACCGTGGTCCTCAAACCCTCGGTCTTCACACCCTTGTGCGCGACGCGGTTCGTCGAGATCCTCCAGAACGCCGGGTTGCCTCCCGGCGTCTTGAACCTGGTGCACGGCCACGGCGAGGGCGTGGGCGACGCGTTGGTCGGGCATCCCGACGTGGCGGTCGTCTCGTTCACCGGCTCGTCGGCGGTCGGAGAGAAGGTGGAGGCGGTCTGCGGCCGACTGCACCGTCCGGTCTGCACCGAGACCGGCGGCAAGAATCCCCTGATCGTGATGGACGACGCGGATCTGGATCTGGCGATCGAAGGTGCGATCTGGGGCGGGTTCGGGACCAGCGGCCAACGCTGCACCGCGGCGAGCCGCGTGATCGTCCACCAGAGGGTGTACGACGCGTTTCTGTCGCGATTCGTGCAGGCGGCCAAGCGGCTGCGACTGGGCCCGGGGCTCGATACGCAGACCGACGTGGGGCCCGTGATCAACGCGGCGCAACAACGCACCGTGCTGGAGTACATCGAGATCGGCAAGAAGGAAGGGGCGAAGCTGCTGTGCGGCGGCCACGCCGCAACCGACGGGCCGCTGGCGAGGGGGCACTTCATCGCGCCGACGATATTCGGCGAGGTGACGCCCACCATGCGGATCGCGCAGGAGGAGATCTTCGGTCCCGTCGTCTCCGTGATCAAGGCGCGAGACCTCGGGCACGCGATCGAGATCGCCAACGGAGTGGCCTACGGTCTGTCCAGCGCGATCTACACCCGAGACGTGAACAACAGCGCGATTGCGGAGCGCGATCTGGATACCGGCATCGTGTACATCAACGCCTCCACCATCGGGGCCGAGATTCAGTTGCCCTTCGGGGGGACGAAAAGAACCGGCCTCGGCCCGCGTGAAGCCGGCGGTCGGGGCGGCGCGTTGGAACTCTACACCAAGTGGAAGGTGATTTATCGAGACTACTCCGGCAAGCTGCAAAAGGCGCAGATCGATACGTGA
- a CDS encoding tetratricopeptide repeat protein, whose amino-acid sequence MRRDQRADLAVAAILITVTSAVFSPVLSHQFILFDDTSYVTENAVVGAGLTWQGVRWAFTTTFTGNWHPLTWLSHMADVQLFGMVPRWHHAMNVVLHLVNTLLLFVVLRTMTGAFWRSAAVAALFALHPLHVESVAWVAERKDVLSALFWMLAMAAYVRYVRDPRAARYALVALALLLGLLAKPMVVTLPFVLLLLDYWPLERLGRSSISWATVRPLIWEKIPLFALALTVSAATLYAQRAGGNVADVEHLSLATRVSNTFVAYLAYLEKTLWPRGLAAFYPHPATTPGGLSWWEVSIAVAVVLAISGLVLREAVRRRYLLVGWLWFLGTLVPVIGMVQIGQQGIADRYTYIPLIGLFIAAVWGLSDLVGAEPWRRRALGVVGAGVLAMASVVTWTQVGYWRDTVTLFEHAVRVTGSNRVAHLQLGAAYARQGRYDDAAAQYRAALAIKANSVEANNNLGIVLAQAGRPDDAAASFRAALNISPNDVRLHANLARALRQMGAVSEAVEHYRDAVRLDPLGWDVAMNLAWILATDADAAVRRSDEAIVLAEGANRRTGRSHPRVLDTLAAAYAAAGRYEEAAETAQRALSAALGAGDQRFAADIGGRIRLYQTRQPYRVVRTPP is encoded by the coding sequence ATGAGGCGGGATCAGCGAGCCGATCTGGCCGTGGCCGCAATCCTGATTACCGTCACGTCGGCGGTGTTCTCGCCGGTGTTGAGCCACCAGTTCATTCTGTTCGACGACACGAGCTATGTCACCGAGAACGCGGTGGTGGGGGCCGGCTTGACCTGGCAGGGCGTGCGGTGGGCCTTTACCACGACATTCACCGGCAACTGGCATCCCCTCACCTGGCTGTCGCACATGGCGGACGTCCAGCTCTTCGGGATGGTTCCGAGGTGGCACCACGCGATGAACGTGGTCCTGCACCTCGTCAACACGCTGCTGCTGTTTGTGGTGCTCCGAACGATGACCGGCGCGTTCTGGCGCAGCGCCGCGGTTGCGGCGTTGTTCGCGCTGCACCCGCTGCACGTGGAGTCCGTGGCGTGGGTCGCGGAGCGAAAGGACGTGCTCAGCGCCCTGTTTTGGATGTTGGCGATGGCTGCCTACGTGCGGTACGTCCGTGATCCCCGAGCGGCTCGGTACGCCTTGGTGGCGCTGGCCTTGCTCCTTGGATTGTTGGCCAAACCCATGGTCGTTACCCTGCCGTTTGTCCTGCTCTTACTCGACTATTGGCCGCTTGAGCGACTCGGCCGCTCGTCCATTTCATGGGCGACGGTTCGCCCGTTGATCTGGGAAAAGATCCCGTTGTTCGCGTTGGCGCTCACGGTTAGCGCGGCGACGCTTTACGCTCAGCGCGCCGGAGGAAACGTGGCGGACGTGGAGCATCTCTCCCTGGCCACGCGAGTGTCCAACACGTTCGTCGCGTACCTCGCCTATCTTGAAAAAACGCTCTGGCCTCGCGGTCTTGCCGCGTTTTATCCGCATCCCGCGACCACGCCGGGCGGACTCTCCTGGTGGGAGGTGTCGATTGCCGTGGCGGTCGTGCTCGCGATCAGCGGTCTGGTCCTCCGGGAGGCTGTGCGCCGGCGATACCTGCTCGTGGGCTGGTTGTGGTTTCTCGGAACGTTGGTCCCGGTGATCGGTATGGTCCAGATCGGCCAGCAGGGAATAGCTGACCGGTATACGTATATCCCCCTCATCGGATTGTTCATCGCCGCGGTGTGGGGTCTTTCGGATCTGGTCGGAGCCGAGCCGTGGCGTCGCCGGGCACTGGGTGTGGTCGGCGCCGGCGTTTTGGCAATGGCCTCCGTCGTCACCTGGACCCAAGTCGGGTACTGGCGAGACACGGTGACGTTGTTCGAACACGCGGTGCGGGTGACCGGCAGCAATCGTGTCGCGCACCTTCAACTCGGCGCCGCGTACGCCCGGCAGGGTCGGTATGACGATGCGGCGGCGCAGTACCGGGCGGCGCTGGCGATCAAGGCGAATTCGGTGGAGGCCAACAACAACCTCGGGATCGTGCTGGCGCAGGCGGGCAGGCCCGATGACGCCGCGGCGTCGTTTCGGGCTGCGCTGAACATCAGTCCGAACGATGTGCGCCTTCACGCCAATCTAGCCCGCGCGCTTCGGCAGATGGGGGCTGTGTCAGAGGCGGTTGAACATTATCGCGACGCGGTGCGGCTCGACCCCCTTGGGTGGGACGTGGCGATGAACCTGGCGTGGATCCTGGCGACCGACGCCGACGCAGCGGTACGAAGGTCCGACGAGGCCATCGTGTTGGCCGAGGGGGCCAATCGCCGGACCGGGCGCTCGCACCCCAGGGTTCTGGACACGCTGGCTGCGGCCTACGCCGCAGCCGGGCGATACGAGGAAGCGGCGGAGACGGCGCAACGAGCCCTAAGCGCCGCGCTCGGAGCCGGAGATCAGCGGTTCGCCGCGGACATCGGTGGACGCATCAGGTTGTATCAAACACGCCAGCCGTATCGGGTGGTCCGGACGCCCCCGTAA
- the hrpB gene encoding ATP-dependent helicase HrpB, which translates to MSLSGERDALPISEVLPALQDALGSGTVAVLQAPPGAGKTTHVPLALLDAPWLRTRSILMLEPRRLAARAAAIRMAQLLGEVVGQTVGYRIRFEAKVSTSTRVEVLTEGILTRRLQTDPGLEGVGLVIFDEFHERHLHADLALALCLDSQRTVREDLRLLVMSATLDSDAVAGLLGGAPLITARGRQFPVDVRYAASDPDGHVPDVVSQATLRALEHDRGDVLAFLPGAWEIRRTQHLLESAVKGRSVDVCPLYGDLPWEAQHLAIRPTKGGRRRAVLATPIAETSLTIEGVGVVIDSGFVRVPEFDARTGLTRLTTKRVSRASAEQRAGRAGRLGPGVCYRLWTEATQRGLAIRPIPEIRVADLAPLALELALWGVRDPAKLSWLDPPPGGALAQAREMLTQLGALDERGVITAAGRAMAAFPVHPRLAHMIAEADVRGRGGLACDLAALVSERDVLRGDAQRSCDLVERWDALRAFRGKGRGGRAGSKAEPDACRRVEQVASQFRRLLRVETSEEVDPNAVGELLAFAYPDRVAQQRTPGDIRYVLASGRAARLPASEHRLRPPYLVAASLDAGEIEGTIYLAAAMDLDAIRFAMASRLQTTDVIRWDARLQRVVARRDVRLGELVIESAPLTAPDPDRLRRAMLEGIRDLGVAALPWTAETRDWQARVLSLRHWYPDEAWPDVSDAALQDTLEEWLGPYLDGLTRREHLDRIDLLAALNARLDWKHRQRLEEGAPTHVTAPSGSRLRLAYRPGESPVLAVKLQEMFGLADTPRVAWGRVPITLHLLSPARRPIQVTQDLRGFWERTYAEVKKELRGRYPKHPWPDDPWNAVPTARVKRRDAR; encoded by the coding sequence GTGAGCCTGTCCGGGGAACGGGACGCGTTGCCCATCTCTGAAGTCCTCCCCGCGCTGCAGGACGCGCTCGGCAGCGGGACCGTCGCGGTCCTGCAAGCCCCGCCGGGCGCCGGAAAGACCACCCACGTTCCATTGGCCCTCCTGGATGCTCCGTGGCTCAGGACACGGTCCATCCTGATGTTGGAGCCTCGTCGGTTGGCCGCTCGGGCCGCCGCCATCCGCATGGCGCAACTTTTGGGCGAGGTCGTGGGGCAGACCGTGGGGTACCGCATTCGCTTCGAGGCCAAGGTGTCGACCTCCACCCGGGTGGAGGTGCTGACCGAAGGAATCCTGACGCGCCGGCTTCAAACCGATCCCGGGCTCGAGGGCGTGGGGCTGGTGATCTTCGATGAGTTCCATGAACGCCACCTGCACGCGGACCTGGCGCTGGCGTTGTGTCTGGACAGCCAGCGAACCGTGCGCGAGGATCTTCGGCTCCTGGTGATGTCCGCCACGTTGGACAGCGACGCCGTGGCAGGGCTGTTGGGCGGGGCGCCCCTCATCACCGCACGCGGACGACAATTCCCGGTGGACGTCCGATACGCCGCTTCCGATCCCGACGGTCATGTGCCCGACGTGGTGTCGCAGGCGACACTCCGCGCGCTGGAACACGACCGGGGTGATGTGCTGGCGTTCCTGCCCGGCGCGTGGGAAATCCGGCGCACGCAGCACCTCCTGGAGTCGGCGGTGAAGGGCCGGTCCGTGGACGTGTGTCCGCTCTACGGCGATCTTCCCTGGGAAGCGCAGCACCTGGCGATACGGCCCACCAAAGGCGGGCGGCGCAGGGCGGTGCTGGCCACACCCATCGCCGAGACCAGTCTGACCATCGAAGGCGTCGGCGTGGTGATCGATTCGGGTTTCGTGCGCGTTCCCGAGTTCGATGCGCGCACAGGGTTGACGCGCCTGACCACCAAACGCGTCTCGCGGGCATCAGCCGAGCAGCGCGCGGGCCGCGCGGGTCGACTCGGTCCCGGCGTGTGTTACCGCCTGTGGACCGAAGCGACCCAGCGCGGACTCGCGATCCGGCCGATCCCGGAGATCCGGGTCGCGGATCTCGCGCCGCTGGCGCTGGAACTGGCGCTCTGGGGCGTGCGCGACCCCGCGAAACTCTCTTGGTTGGATCCGCCGCCGGGCGGCGCGCTGGCGCAGGCAAGGGAGATGCTCACACAACTCGGGGCTCTGGATGAACGGGGCGTCATCACTGCTGCCGGTCGAGCCATGGCCGCGTTCCCGGTGCATCCACGCCTGGCCCATATGATCGCCGAGGCCGATGTCCGGGGCCGGGGCGGTTTGGCGTGTGATCTGGCGGCCCTCGTGTCGGAACGCGACGTGCTGCGAGGTGACGCGCAGCGGTCGTGTGATCTGGTGGAGCGTTGGGACGCGTTACGTGCATTCCGCGGCAAGGGACGAGGCGGGAGGGCGGGGTCCAAGGCTGAGCCGGACGCGTGCCGGCGGGTTGAGCAAGTCGCGAGCCAGTTCCGCCGGCTGTTGCGGGTCGAGACAAGTGAGGAGGTCGACCCAAACGCGGTCGGAGAGCTCCTCGCGTTCGCTTACCCGGATCGGGTCGCGCAGCAGCGCACGCCTGGAGACATCCGATACGTCCTGGCCTCGGGCCGCGCCGCCCGCTTGCCGGCCTCCGAGCACCGCCTGCGGCCTCCCTACCTGGTCGCCGCGAGCCTGGACGCGGGTGAGATCGAGGGCACGATTTATCTGGCCGCGGCGATGGACCTCGATGCGATCCGGTTCGCAATGGCCTCGCGGCTTCAGACCACGGACGTCATCCGCTGGGATGCTCGGCTGCAACGGGTCGTGGCCCGTCGCGACGTGCGGTTGGGGGAGTTGGTCATCGAGAGCGCGCCCTTGACCGCCCCTGATCCCGACCGCCTGCGTCGCGCGATGCTGGAAGGCATACGGGATCTGGGAGTGGCTGCGCTGCCGTGGACGGCCGAGACACGGGACTGGCAGGCGCGGGTATTGTCCCTGCGGCATTGGTATCCGGACGAGGCCTGGCCCGACGTGTCCGATGCCGCGCTGCAAGACACGCTCGAGGAGTGGCTGGGGCCGTACCTTGACGGATTGACGCGCCGTGAACACCTGGATCGTATCGACCTGCTCGCCGCGCTGAATGCGCGCCTTGATTGGAAGCACCGGCAACGGTTGGAGGAGGGCGCGCCCACCCACGTCACGGCCCCGAGCGGATCTCGCCTGCGATTGGCGTACCGGCCCGGCGAATCCCCGGTCCTCGCCGTCAAACTCCAAGAGATGTTCGGTTTGGCGGATACCCCACGCGTGGCGTGGGGCCGAGTGCCGATCACGCTCCATCTCCTGTCGCCGGCGCGTCGGCCCATCCAGGTCACGCAGGATCTTCGCGGTTTTTGGGAGCGGACCTACGCCGAGGTGAAGAAGGAATTGAGAGGCCGGTACCCCAAACATCCCTGGCCGGACGATCCGTGGAACGCCGTGCCCACCGCCCGCGTCAAGCGAAGGGACGCACGATGA